Proteins co-encoded in one Colletes latitarsis isolate SP2378_abdomen chromosome 2, iyColLati1, whole genome shotgun sequence genomic window:
- the Rabex-5 gene encoding rabaptin-5-associated exchange factor for Rab5 has product MYSTKTPSLRIDEADLKCKNGCGFYGNVEWEGYCSKCHREYLQKQRSQIGCNVYEESNTSNKSTITAQQKYEEKKVQQEKKYKLLNISFRKPAVKAQGYQELLYELTKDNPDLEKVKTENREVIAMIAKTPVERDVRKCIHSFIIDILQNKDVKRIEDLSEITQTFYQVFAKRLENSSKYADISSEIKEKLLDYVERYALTLLYRILFCPPFTNDEEKDLAIQKRIRQLNWVSGKNLECRIHETSSEVRELVYTSITDLLNMDSAKAPQEKLSCVIYCCRNIFLMLQQSVGGPASADEFLPALIFIVLKANPARLKSNINFITRFCNASRLMTGEGGYYFTNLCCAVSFIENLTAESLNMDEKDFNAYMSGERVPANTWESALMICESLHLMCEDITLLDEMKAKTTEIMDITLNLKEKMLLFQEELESEVNTVLERTPLLITHSQRLPTNLDCEDIESYQLPPPIIPQVCSTAINNSTQQNDVRTTLIENCVTPSPTFDFPSFVVDGSFDASKAEDETSLISLDTQCDFDSQKEKFKNDLSVSTRLNLSSTAESEKEDYHGFTVQGSSIPTIPCSTGDLSLNSTEMDCENYPSYFHNV; this is encoded by the exons ATGTATTCGACAAAAACACCATCCTTAAGAATCGATGAGGCTGATCTCAAGTGCAAGAATGGTTGTGGATTTTATGGAAATGTCGAGTGGGAAGGTTATTGCAGCAAATGTCATCGAGAATATTTACAAAAACAAAGATCGCAAATAGGATGCAATGTTTATGAAGAGAG CAATACTTCGAATAAGAGCACAATTACTGCTCAACAGAAATACGAAGAGAAGAAAGTACAACAagagaaaaaatataaattattaaatatatcttTTCGCAAACCAGCCGTAAAag CACAAGGATATCAAGAGTTACTTTACGAACTAACAAAAGATAACCCGGACCTGGAAAAAGTAAAGACAGAAAATCGTGAAGTAATAGCTATGATCGCTAAGACACCAGTGGAAAGAGATGTCAGAAAATGTATACATTCTTTCATAATTGATATACTTCAAAACAAGGATGTAAAAAGGATAGAGGACCTTTCAGAAATTACACAGACTTTTTATCAGGTGTTTGCTAAACGTTTAGAAAATAGTAGCAAATATGCAG ACATATCGTcagaaattaaagaaaaattgttGGATTATGTAGAAAGATATGCATTAACTTTACTCTACAGAATTCTCTTTTGTCCTCCCTTTACAAACGACGAAGAAAAGGATTTGGCGATACAGAAAAG AATCCGCCAGTTGAATTGGGTTAGCGGAAAAAATTTAGAGTGCCGAATACACGAAACTAGTTCCGAAGTTAGAGAACTGGTCTATACTTCCATAACAG ATTTACTGAACATGGATTCTGCAAAGGCTCCTCAAGAAAAACTTTCTTGCGTCATTTATTGTTgccgaaatatatttttaatgttgCAACAATCTGTTGGTGGACCCGCATCGGCGGACGAATTTCTCCCTGCTTTAATTTTCATTGTTTTAAAAGCCAATCCTGCCCGTCTTAAAAGCAACATTAATTTTATCACTAGATTCTGCAACGCGAGCAGATTGATGACAGGAGAAGGCGGATATTACTTCACGAATCTG TGTTGTGCTGTATCATTCATTGAAAATTTAACAGCAGAATCATTGAACATGGATGAAAAAGATTTCAATGCCTACATGTCCGGAGAACGAGTACCTGCTAATACTTGGGAATCTGCTTTAATGATATGTGAA AGTTTGCATTTAATGTGCGAAGATATAACGCTTCTTGACGAAATGAAAGCAAAAACTACAGAAATAATGGATATAACATTGAATTTGAAAGAGAAAATGTTACTATTTCAAGAGGAACTTGAATCGGAAGTAAATACAGTTTTGGAAAGAACTCCGTTGTTGATCACGCACAGTCAAAGATTGCCTACCAATTTGGATTGCGAAGATATCGAAAGCTACCAATTACCACCGCCAATAATTCCTCAA gTTTGTTCTACCGCAATTAATAATTCTACGCAACAAAACGACGTAAGAAcgactttaatagaaaattgtgTTACGCCGTCGCCCACGTTTGATTTCCCCTCTTTCGTGGTGGATGGCAGCTTCGATGCGAGCAAAGCAGAGGATGAAACTAGTCTCATAAGTTTAGACACGCAATGCGACTTTGACAGCCAAAAGGAAAAGTTTAAAAACGATTTATCGGTATCTACTCGCTTGAATTTATCGTCTACCGCAGAATCGGAAAAGGAAGATTATCATGGATTTACTGTCCAGGGATCAAGTATACCTACGATTCCTTGTAGTACAGGAGATTTATCTCTTAATTCTACAGAAATGGATTGTGAGAATTATCCAAGCTATTTTCATAATGTATag
- the Sicily gene encoding NADH dehydrogenase (ubiquinone) complex I, assembly factor 6 homolog sicily → MGRSLLYIERNVLSYVSRYASVHAKQTPAEYCFELVRKHDYENFLCSLLLQQNARQSAFAIRAFNIEVAQVQDQVHDRNIGKMRLQFWMDALNNAYKGNPPRSPVILELHRILQKHSLSKHYFKRLIDVRLERLCDSPFYDISTIEKYAEYSTSSIYYLLLEAHGIENINADHAASHMGKAQGIVNLIRSIPYNARNRVNTLPQDILMKYGVSTEAVFQGQPSKDFQNVIYDVASYGKLHLDAAISLKDKVEKNVGLIFLPIVCLERYLKELRRVDFNIFDTRLQRRDNLLPLRLYWKKLIS, encoded by the exons ATGGGCCGAAGTTTACTCTATATTGAACGAAATGTATTATCATACGTTTCGAGGTATGCAAgtgtacatgcaaaacagacgcCGGCTGAATATTGTTTTGAATTAGTTAG AAAACATGATTATGAAAATTTTTTGTGTTCATTATTACTGCAACAAAATGCTAGGCAATCTGCGTTTGCAATTCGTGCATTTAACATAGAAGTGGCTCAAGTACAAGATCAAGTACATGATCGTAATATAGGAAAAATGAGACTACAATTTTGGATGGATGCATTAAATAATGCATACAAGGGAAATCCTCCAAGAAGTCCTGTCATTTTGGAATTACATAgg ATTCTGCAGAAGCATTCCCTTTCCAAACATTATTTCAAACGTCTAATCGATGTTCGTTTAGAAAGGCTCTGCGACAGTCCATTTTATGATATTAGCACGATAGAAAAATATGCAGAGTACAGTACTTCttccatttattatttattattagaagCACATGGTATAGAAAACATTAATGCAGATCATGCTGCGAGTCATATGGGTAAAGCGCAAGGAATCGTTAACTTAATTCGATCGATTCCTTATAATGCTAGAAATAGAGTAAATACACTGCCGCaagatattttaatgaaatacggTGTTTCTACGGAAGCCGTATTTCAAGGTCAACCGAGTAAGGATTTCCAAAATGTAATATACGACGTTGCGTCTTATGGGAAACTGCATTTAGATGCG GCAATTTCTCTAAAAGATAAAGTGGAAAAAAATGTGGGTTTGATATTTTTACCCATAGTTTGTCTGGAAAGGTACTTGAAAGAATTGAGAAGAGTAgactttaatatttttgatacgCGTTTACAAAGAAGAGACAATTTACTTCCTCTACGTTTGTATTggaaaaaattgatttcttaG
- the Pgant7 gene encoding N-acetylgalactosaminyltransferase 7 isoform X1: MFKVFSNMFLLISVARAKISILTKSFQYLSDCNYIYELKGTIILSKMRIVQFKRNRFFNIIVYSILALFILYAIFDFFVDKPINLREYWSESLKSKKLPVLAKDLGNFDPQNVPVRSGFGEGGKRHILRDDQQNDVQQSESEYGMNMVCSDEISLDRSIPDTRMPECKHWNYSEVLPRTSVIIVFHNEGWSVLMRTVHSVMNRTPPQFLEEILLVDDFSDKDNLKGDLESYIEQWGGKVKLIRNYERQGLIRTRSRGAREAKGEVIVFLDAHCEVNVNWLPPLLAPIAVDKTVMTVPIIDGIDHKTFEYRPVYQEGHLYRGIFEWGMLYKENELPAREQKTRPYNSMPYKSPTHAGGLFAINREYFLSLGGYDDGLLVWGGENFELSFKIWQCGGSILWVPCSHVGHVYRGFMPYTFGKLAQKKKGPLITMNYKRVIETWFDDKYKEFFYTREPLAQLLDHGDITEQLLFKKRKKCKSFQWYMENVAYDVFDKFPELPPNLHWGELRNVATGRCLDTMGNSPPSLMATSHCHGFGNNQLIRLNTKGQLGIGERCVSADGQGVKYVFCRLGTVDGPWQYDEKTKTLLHRVHKKCIALHPQTQQLSLMPCDVNNTYQQWSFHKIRPRW; this comes from the exons ATGTTTAAAGTATTTTCTAATATGTTTTTACTTATTTCTGTTGCGCGTGCAAAAATTTCTATTCTTACCAAAAGTTTTCAATATTTGAGTGATTGTAACTACATTTACGAATTGAAAG gTACAATTATCTTGAGCAAAATGAGAATTGTGCAATTTAAAAGGAATcgctttttcaatattattgtcTATAGTATACTTGCTCTTTTTATCTTATATGCTATCTTCGATTTTTTTGTCGATAAACCAATTAATTTAAGAGAATACTGGTCAGAGAGCCTAAAAAGTAAAAAG CTTCCAGTTCTAGCAAAGGATCTTGGAAACTTTGATCCGCAAAATGTACCTGTTAGAAGTGGATTCGGAGAGGGAGGTAAACGTCATATTTTAAGAGACGACCAACAGAATGATGTTCAACAATCCGAGTCTGAATATGGTATGAACATGGTATGTTCTGATGAAATTTCATTGGACAGATCGATTCCGGATACAAGAATGCCAGA ATGTAAACATTGGAATTATTCAGAGGTACTTCCTAGAACCAGTGTAATCATAGTGTTTCACAACGAAGGCTGGTCTGTATTAATGAGAACTGTACACAGCGTGATGAATCGTACTCCCCCTCAATTTCTAGAGGAAATTTTATTGGTAGATGACTTCTCCGATAAAg ATAATTTGAAAGGTGATTTAGAATCCTACATAGAACAATGGGGAGGCAAAGTTAAATTAATAAGAAATTAtgaaagacaaggtttaataagAACACGATCGCGTGGTGCACGCGAGGCCAAGGGCGAAGTTATAGTATTTTTGGATGCTCACTGTGAAGTCAATGTTAACTGGTTACCCCCTCTTTTAGCTCCAATAGCTGTCGATAA AACTGTAATGACAGTGCCCATAATAGATGGTATCGATCACAAAACTTTCGAATATCGGCCCGTGTACCAAGAAGGACACTTATATCGAGGTATTTTCGAATGGGGAATGTTGTATAAGGAAAATGAGCTTCCTGCGCGAGAACAAAAAACCCGACCTTATAACAGCATGCCGTACAA GTCCCCTACTCACGCTGGTGGTTTATTTGCAATAAATCGTGAATACTTTTTGTCGCTGGGTGGATACGATGACGGATTGCTTGTTTGGGGTGGAGAGAACTTTgaattatcatttaaaatatggcAGTGTGGAGGAAGTATTCTCTGGGTACCATGTTCACACGTTGGTCATGTATATAGAGGATTTATGCCTTATACGTTTGGTAAATTGGCTCAGAAAAAGAAAGGACCACTGATAACCATG AACTACAAGAGAGTTATTGAAACTTGGTTCGATGACAAATACAAAGAATTCTTTTATACAAGAGAACCTTTGGCTCAACTACTCGACCATGGCGATATAACTGAACAATTACTGtttaaaaaacgaaagaaaTGTAAAAGTTTTCAGTGGTATATGGAAAATGTGGCTTACGATGTTTTTGATAAATTTCCAGAATTGCCGCCAAATCTTCATTGGGGAGAG ttaCGAAATGTGGCGACAGGGAGGTGTTTGGATACAATGGGCAATTCGCCTCCCAGTCTAATGGCTACATCTCACTGCCATGGGTTTGGTAACAATCAG TTGATCAGATTAAACACGAAAGGTCAATTAGGAATAGGAGAACGATGTGTGTCGGCCGACGGACAAGGAGTAAAATACGTATTTTGCCGATTAGGAACAGTAGATGGTCCGTGGCAGTACGACGAA AAAACGAAAACGCTTTTGCACAGAGTACATAAAAAATGTATAGCACTTCATCCTCAGACTCAACAATTATCTCTAATGCCATGTGACGTCAATAATACGTATCAGCAATGGTCTTTCCATAAAATTCGTCCACGGTGGTGA
- the Pgant7 gene encoding N-acetylgalactosaminyltransferase 7 isoform X2: protein MRIVQFKRNRFFNIIVYSILALFILYAIFDFFVDKPINLREYWSESLKSKKLPVLAKDLGNFDPQNVPVRSGFGEGGKRHILRDDQQNDVQQSESEYGMNMVCSDEISLDRSIPDTRMPECKHWNYSEVLPRTSVIIVFHNEGWSVLMRTVHSVMNRTPPQFLEEILLVDDFSDKDNLKGDLESYIEQWGGKVKLIRNYERQGLIRTRSRGAREAKGEVIVFLDAHCEVNVNWLPPLLAPIAVDKTVMTVPIIDGIDHKTFEYRPVYQEGHLYRGIFEWGMLYKENELPAREQKTRPYNSMPYKSPTHAGGLFAINREYFLSLGGYDDGLLVWGGENFELSFKIWQCGGSILWVPCSHVGHVYRGFMPYTFGKLAQKKKGPLITMNYKRVIETWFDDKYKEFFYTREPLAQLLDHGDITEQLLFKKRKKCKSFQWYMENVAYDVFDKFPELPPNLHWGELRNVATGRCLDTMGNSPPSLMATSHCHGFGNNQLIRLNTKGQLGIGERCVSADGQGVKYVFCRLGTVDGPWQYDEKTKTLLHRVHKKCIALHPQTQQLSLMPCDVNNTYQQWSFHKIRPRW from the exons ATGAGAATTGTGCAATTTAAAAGGAATcgctttttcaatattattgtcTATAGTATACTTGCTCTTTTTATCTTATATGCTATCTTCGATTTTTTTGTCGATAAACCAATTAATTTAAGAGAATACTGGTCAGAGAGCCTAAAAAGTAAAAAG CTTCCAGTTCTAGCAAAGGATCTTGGAAACTTTGATCCGCAAAATGTACCTGTTAGAAGTGGATTCGGAGAGGGAGGTAAACGTCATATTTTAAGAGACGACCAACAGAATGATGTTCAACAATCCGAGTCTGAATATGGTATGAACATGGTATGTTCTGATGAAATTTCATTGGACAGATCGATTCCGGATACAAGAATGCCAGA ATGTAAACATTGGAATTATTCAGAGGTACTTCCTAGAACCAGTGTAATCATAGTGTTTCACAACGAAGGCTGGTCTGTATTAATGAGAACTGTACACAGCGTGATGAATCGTACTCCCCCTCAATTTCTAGAGGAAATTTTATTGGTAGATGACTTCTCCGATAAAg ATAATTTGAAAGGTGATTTAGAATCCTACATAGAACAATGGGGAGGCAAAGTTAAATTAATAAGAAATTAtgaaagacaaggtttaataagAACACGATCGCGTGGTGCACGCGAGGCCAAGGGCGAAGTTATAGTATTTTTGGATGCTCACTGTGAAGTCAATGTTAACTGGTTACCCCCTCTTTTAGCTCCAATAGCTGTCGATAA AACTGTAATGACAGTGCCCATAATAGATGGTATCGATCACAAAACTTTCGAATATCGGCCCGTGTACCAAGAAGGACACTTATATCGAGGTATTTTCGAATGGGGAATGTTGTATAAGGAAAATGAGCTTCCTGCGCGAGAACAAAAAACCCGACCTTATAACAGCATGCCGTACAA GTCCCCTACTCACGCTGGTGGTTTATTTGCAATAAATCGTGAATACTTTTTGTCGCTGGGTGGATACGATGACGGATTGCTTGTTTGGGGTGGAGAGAACTTTgaattatcatttaaaatatggcAGTGTGGAGGAAGTATTCTCTGGGTACCATGTTCACACGTTGGTCATGTATATAGAGGATTTATGCCTTATACGTTTGGTAAATTGGCTCAGAAAAAGAAAGGACCACTGATAACCATG AACTACAAGAGAGTTATTGAAACTTGGTTCGATGACAAATACAAAGAATTCTTTTATACAAGAGAACCTTTGGCTCAACTACTCGACCATGGCGATATAACTGAACAATTACTGtttaaaaaacgaaagaaaTGTAAAAGTTTTCAGTGGTATATGGAAAATGTGGCTTACGATGTTTTTGATAAATTTCCAGAATTGCCGCCAAATCTTCATTGGGGAGAG ttaCGAAATGTGGCGACAGGGAGGTGTTTGGATACAATGGGCAATTCGCCTCCCAGTCTAATGGCTACATCTCACTGCCATGGGTTTGGTAACAATCAG TTGATCAGATTAAACACGAAAGGTCAATTAGGAATAGGAGAACGATGTGTGTCGGCCGACGGACAAGGAGTAAAATACGTATTTTGCCGATTAGGAACAGTAGATGGTCCGTGGCAGTACGACGAA AAAACGAAAACGCTTTTGCACAGAGTACATAAAAAATGTATAGCACTTCATCCTCAGACTCAACAATTATCTCTAATGCCATGTGACGTCAATAATACGTATCAGCAATGGTCTTTCCATAAAATTCGTCCACGGTGGTGA
- the Akhr gene encoding adipokinetic hormone receptor isoform X1, with protein sequence MSARNTMGSTVKIPCSTELPNSRTNNSNNVELPIDMRFNEGHVVSIIIYSALMIVSAVGNTTVLVLIMRRKRASKSRIHIMLMHLAIADLLVTFLMMPLEIGWAITVSWKAGDAMCRIMAFFRVFGLYLSSFILVCISMDRYYAIIRPLQLWDVDKRGKIMLCFAWVGSMLCSMPQMVVFHLETHPNITWYSQCVTFNIFPTYTHEITYSLFGMVMMYWFPLFVIIYTYTSILLEIRRRTRKSEHDKIRRSSMGFLTRAKIRTLKMTVIIVAVFFICWTPYYIMSLWYWIDRHSAYKVDQRIQKGLFLFACTNSCMNPIVYGAFNIRDRNKVSVRPATLETRVTPLSLSLRLLD encoded by the exons ATGTCAGCAAG gaACACTATGGGGAGTACTGTAAAAATTCCTTGTTCTACGGAATTACCCAATTCGAGGACCAACAATTCAAACAATGTGGAGCTACCGATTGATATGCGCTTCAACGAAGGTCACGTTGTTAGTATCATCATCTACAGCGCGTTGATGATAGTATCTGCCGTGGGAAACACAACAGTGTTAGTGCTAATTATGCGGCGTAAACGTGCGTCCAAATCAAGAATACATATAATGTTGATGCACCTTGCGATTGCCGATTTGCTT GTTACTTTTCTAATGATGCCACTTGAGATTGGTTGGGCAATCACAGTATCCTGGAAAGCAGGAGATGCAATGTGTCGAATAATGGCTTTCTTCAGGGTATTTGGTTTGTACTTATCATCCTTCATTTTGGTATGCATAAGTATGGACAG ATATTATGCCATAATACGACCCCTCCAACTCTGGGACGTCGATAAAAGAGGAAAAATTATGCTATGCTTTGCGTGGGTAGGATCCATGTTATGCTCGATGCCTCAG ATGGTAGTATTTCACCTGGAAACCCACCCGAATATCACTTGGTATTCACAGTGCGTCACATTTAACATTTTTCCAACATATACTCATGAAATAACGTATTCTCTCTTTGGAATGGTCATGATGTATTGGTTTCCTCTTTTTGTGATAATATACACTTATACAAGTATTTTACTGGAAATACGTAGAAGAACGAGAAAAAGTGAACACG ATAAAATTCGTCGATCCTCCATGGGATTTCTGACACGAGCAAAAATACGAACTTTAAAGATGACGGTAATTATTGTTGCTGTATTTTTCATTTGCTGGACACCATATTACATTATGAGTCTTTG GTATTGGATTGATCGGCATTCCGCATATAAAGTTGATCAACGAATCCAAAAAGGCCTCTTCCTATTTGCATGCACAAATTCTTGCATGAATCCTATCGTTTATGGAGCGTTTAACATACGAGACCGCAATAAG GTATCTGTACGACCAGCTACTTTAGAAACTCGGGTCACTCCATTGTCTTTGTCACTTAGACTTTTAGATTGA
- the Akhr gene encoding adipokinetic hormone receptor isoform X2 — MGSTVKIPCSTELPNSRTNNSNNVELPIDMRFNEGHVVSIIIYSALMIVSAVGNTTVLVLIMRRKRASKSRIHIMLMHLAIADLLVTFLMMPLEIGWAITVSWKAGDAMCRIMAFFRVFGLYLSSFILVCISMDRYYAIIRPLQLWDVDKRGKIMLCFAWVGSMLCSMPQMVVFHLETHPNITWYSQCVTFNIFPTYTHEITYSLFGMVMMYWFPLFVIIYTYTSILLEIRRRTRKSEHDKIRRSSMGFLTRAKIRTLKMTVIIVAVFFICWTPYYIMSLWYWIDRHSAYKVDQRIQKGLFLFACTNSCMNPIVYGAFNIRDRNKVSVRPATLETRVTPLSLSLRLLD, encoded by the exons ATGGGGAGTACTGTAAAAATTCCTTGTTCTACGGAATTACCCAATTCGAGGACCAACAATTCAAACAATGTGGAGCTACCGATTGATATGCGCTTCAACGAAGGTCACGTTGTTAGTATCATCATCTACAGCGCGTTGATGATAGTATCTGCCGTGGGAAACACAACAGTGTTAGTGCTAATTATGCGGCGTAAACGTGCGTCCAAATCAAGAATACATATAATGTTGATGCACCTTGCGATTGCCGATTTGCTT GTTACTTTTCTAATGATGCCACTTGAGATTGGTTGGGCAATCACAGTATCCTGGAAAGCAGGAGATGCAATGTGTCGAATAATGGCTTTCTTCAGGGTATTTGGTTTGTACTTATCATCCTTCATTTTGGTATGCATAAGTATGGACAG ATATTATGCCATAATACGACCCCTCCAACTCTGGGACGTCGATAAAAGAGGAAAAATTATGCTATGCTTTGCGTGGGTAGGATCCATGTTATGCTCGATGCCTCAG ATGGTAGTATTTCACCTGGAAACCCACCCGAATATCACTTGGTATTCACAGTGCGTCACATTTAACATTTTTCCAACATATACTCATGAAATAACGTATTCTCTCTTTGGAATGGTCATGATGTATTGGTTTCCTCTTTTTGTGATAATATACACTTATACAAGTATTTTACTGGAAATACGTAGAAGAACGAGAAAAAGTGAACACG ATAAAATTCGTCGATCCTCCATGGGATTTCTGACACGAGCAAAAATACGAACTTTAAAGATGACGGTAATTATTGTTGCTGTATTTTTCATTTGCTGGACACCATATTACATTATGAGTCTTTG GTATTGGATTGATCGGCATTCCGCATATAAAGTTGATCAACGAATCCAAAAAGGCCTCTTCCTATTTGCATGCACAAATTCTTGCATGAATCCTATCGTTTATGGAGCGTTTAACATACGAGACCGCAATAAG GTATCTGTACGACCAGCTACTTTAGAAACTCGGGTCACTCCATTGTCTTTGTCACTTAGACTTTTAGATTGA
- the LOC143346743 gene encoding WASH complex subunit 1, with protein MPERIEIGVIPDNLRHEETIVQIAEALDDLDSAVSYIFECIDKRLYENSQRLSNIRNRATKLQDRLQYLQTNLNLKAVKMYSVAKYPASHTYKEYEMAIPPKHKNTHRIPNVYKCSVPIKEVPEVYLSSTCKTKDIQYVANNNLQEKLQIYHVRSKLNREMYTNGNEESFPLDLSSISALINSMDNPYKISKKQIYHQTNEKQQIEDAPDSIIQPWLTSEMESSSNYLYTPTLGEVPQINVPLTLPDLPGIVDDEKFVLDLNSQSPIAPSSVVTTPTIRLDLPTPTLAANEKDSKLEKSVPNLPGFADTDYSKNPVQDSSSVSLNSETDRRSSLLLTPPPPPPPPPPPPSLQLPPPPPPPPPPPPPPPPPPPPPPPSLLSESEVLKSQKDSETNKASEEKRKSVKPDDRSNLMAAIRNAGGVGRAKLRRTMPEEEGNRWSSASVGGDLMADLHAKLALRRKGIAGSGGTVLERMATLIPPPPKPNEATTSDRNSITSEYDSQPDTDDWDE; from the exons ATGCcggaacgaattgaaattg gTGTTATCCCTGATAATTTACGACACGAGGAAACCATTGTTCAAATAGCAGAAGCTCTCGATGATCTTGATTCCGCTGTTTCTTATATATTTGAATGCATCGATAAAAGGCTTTATGAAAATAGTCAAAG GTTATCAAATATTAGAAATCGAGCAACAAAACTTCAAGATCGATTGCAATACTTGCaaactaatttaaatttaaaagctGTGAAAATGTACTCTGTTGCAAAGTATCCTGCTAGTCATACATATAAAGAGTATGAAATGGCTATACCACCCAAACATAAAAATACTCATAGAATACCAAATGTTTACAAATGTTCTGTGCCTATAAAAGAAGTACCTGAAGTATACTTATCTTCTACTTGTAAAACAAAGGACATTCAATACGTGGCAAATAATAACTTGCAAGAGAAATTGCAGATTTATCATGTGCGGTCTAAATTAAATAGAGAGATGTATACAAATGGCAATGAAGAATCATTTCCACTTGACTTGTCTTCGATTAGTGCGCTCATTAACAGTATGGATAATCCTTACAAAATATCGAAAAAACAAATTTATCATCAAACAAATGAAAAACAACAAATTGAAGATGCACCTGATTCAATTATACAACCATGGTTAACATCAGAAATGGAATCATCTTCTAATTATCTATATACACCAACTTTAGGCGAG GTGCCACAAATAAATGTACCACTAACACTTCCTGATTTACCAGGAATTGTAGAtgatgaaaaatttgttttagatCTTAATTCTCAAAGTCCTATTGCACCCTCTTCGGTAGTAACTACGCCAACTATTCGGCTTGATCTTCCAACCCCTACATTAGCTGCAAACGAGAAAGATTCAAAGCTTGAAAAAAGTGTGCCAAATTTACCCGGTTTCGCAGACACAGATTATTCAAAAAATCCTGTTCAAGATTCGAGTTCAGTTTCTTTGAATTCCGAAACAGATCGTCGTTCATCGTTACTCTTAACGCCacctccaccaccaccaccaccaccaccaccaccttcGCTACAActaccgccgccgccgccaccaccaccaccaccaccaccaccaccaccaccaccacctccACCTCCACCACCATCACTCTTATCCGAGTCTGAAGTTTTGAAATCTCAAAAAGATTCCGAGACAAATAAAGCTAGCGAGGAAAAAAGAAAATCAGTGAAACCTGATGATCGTTCGAATTTAATGGCAGCAATTCGTAACGCAGGTGGTGTAGGAAGAGCAAAGTTAAGGCGTACGATGCCTGAAGAGGAAGGAAATCGTTGGTCTTCCGCATCTGTTGGAGGAGATCTAATGGCCGACTTGCATGCGAAACTAGCCCTTAGGAGGAAAGGAATTGCtggatcaggtggtactgtTCTGGAGAGGATGGCTACCTTGATTCCACCTCCACCGAAACCAAACGAAGCGACCACGTCGGACAGAAATTCGATTACCAGCGAATACGATTCTCAACCAGACACCGATGATTGGGACGAATAA